The DNA window ACAGTGAAGCTTTGAAGTGATATGATGTTGTGTGATCATGGGCATGCGAATTTTCTGGTCATGTGTTGATTCGAATGTGATGAATCTATTGTATTGTTTAGTTTTTTGTGGATAAGAGATCCGATTTGAGGATACGCTTAACGTTGCTGGAAAAAAGACACTGTATATGCTTGATGTGCGCTTAATTGCTCCCCTCGGTGCAGACTATCTATAAAAATGAAGGGGAAATCTGTGACTCCACACAAATGGATGAGGCAAGAGTTCATATTGTGAGTTTTCTCCCAACTGAATTCCATTGATTCCACAAGCTTTTTTGGTTTCGAAACATCCTTCAGCAATGATTAAAAGCTTGAATCTTGAAACTCTTTTTTGTGCTGTCTAGTCAGGTTTTTTTTGCTTTCCATGTTGAGATGTTTTCTTCTTCCTTGCCGGGCTTTTCGCTCTGGTCCATTGAATTTATGAGTTTTTTGTGGGGATAGGCTGATATTTTGATGCTCATCCGTGGGTTACTAACCATTTATCTGTATTTTTCTTGTTTGGCTACAGGTATTACAACGTGTAAAAGCTACAACGTTTTTCACTAGAATATCAGTGGATGGAATTATCTGTGAGTTATCTTGCATGCTTAAATTGCTAAAAATCATGCTTGCTGGAAATTACTTAGCAAATCATTTCTTGCTTCAACGTTTCGATAATTCTAGGATAAGGAATCTAGGACGCCGTGCAGGATTGGTGACAGATCTACGAGCGACGTTGTTGTAAGGATTAGAACACAGGAAGGGCGTGATGATTGGATATACTGTCATTCGCATATTCTTGTAGATAAATGCAAGTATTTTGCTGACCGATTATCTGACAGTTGGCCAACATGCCAGATTCTTGACTCGCGTAACTGTGTTGAGGTTTATTGTGAAGAATCCGATTTTGACCATTATATTGTCATTCTTAGACTTTTCTATATCACCTCAGACGTGACTGTGGCAGATATAGGCAGTGTGAAGAATGCTCTTGGCATATTGAGAGTTGCGATTCATCTGGTATGCCCCCATATTGTTTCCACGTGTGTAGGCTATTTGGAAGCAGTCCCTTGGGATGAATCTGAGGAAGAAGAGATTTTGAAAGTTATTCCTGGAATGGGATCCCAAGCAGAAGTGGTACTTGCTCGTTTGCAGCCAGTCAATCCTTTGGCTGTTGTTAAGATATTCATATCAGCCATCCAATTTGCCACATCGTCTCCACCGTCTTCGATGAATGATCTGAAGGTGTCGTCTCAGGAGCAGCTTGAGTACCTGCTGACTGAGGACGATGACGCTCCCTTGTTAACTGCTGACGATGAAATCAAAATGGAAGCAAAGTTATGCGTCAACAAATTACTAATGAGATTCGTTAACCTTGTGGATTCTTTGGTTGGTGATCTCCAAGAATCAATGGCTGAAGCAGGGAAGATCGAGTTGTTCCAGGCCTATTTAAATGATTTATCATGGGCTTCTCAAATCGTAACAAAGTTGGAAATCTCAAGTGATTTTGTTCTCACCTGGGTGGAGACATCTGTAAAGATAGTGAAAGTTGCTGAGGAAGCGTGTCGAGAAAGTTCACTACATATACAGGTGAAAGTTCTTGAGATCGCTGTCAAAGTGTTGGAAGCTATAGGGTACGGAACTCTCATTTTGCCAACTATGAAACGCCTTCAAATGGTCAAAGTCTGGCTTCCATTCGTTAGACTCGTGAAGCCCTCAGTTGACTCCCTTGCTTCTGATGACGACAATGACATGCTCCTGAAATCTAACGACGAGCTTTGGCAATCATTGGAATCAGCATTTGTGTCAATGATCCTCGCATTGCCATCGTCAGACCAAGCTGAAATCTTGACAGAGTGGTTTGAAAATAAACAGATTCGCTACCCGGACTTGACTGAAGCATTTGAAGTGTGGTGCTACAGATCGAAAGTTGCCAAGCGAAGGCTGGCATTGCTCGATGGAAACGACCTAACTCCTAACAGAGTATGATAGGGCCGGCTTTGCTCGATGAATTGCAGCAGTCTTCTTGTAAGATTGTCAATTAACAATTCAACAGCAGTGTACTAATTCGGAAATCATGTAGATAAGGTGTGCGTTTCATGTAATTTTTACTCTACATAGTTTTGTTGCATTGAGTTCTGaggattatttaaattatttgataCTACTTTGTTTTGCACGTTTTAGAGTTATGAAGATAGTTTTTCTAATGGTTGTTTGCCATGATTGGACAAAAATAGCATGAAGAATTCACATGCAAGAAAGTAAAACAAAGCAACCATTATTATTTCTTCTATACCACCCAACAATACATTGGTCTCAACAAAATCACTATACAAACCCCCAATCAAGAAATAGTACTAATCATAATGCATCAACTCCTTTTTCCCTATATTGCTAGTAATAAACAAAATCATTCCCTTGAGCAGAAGCCTCAACGCTTCTGCTTGATATAAAGCTTTGGTTGGAGAGGTTCTCACAGTGCTGGAGCCCTAACGTGAGCGAAACACTGTTCCTCGAATAGGGTTGTTGGAACTGCTCGATCCCCACAACCGGATCATACACCCCGAAGAAATTCGCAGGCGCCCCAGTTATGGTAGTAATGTGTTGGTTCTCCACTTCAGACACAATCATCGATGGGGAACGCGACACAACTTCAGCATTTCGCGGTTTCTTTGAGCTCCTCATCCACTCTGTGGCGACACTGTCCATTTCTGATGATCCGATGAGGCTGAAACCCGCGTTGTTGTTGCTGTTGTTGGCAGTTAAACTTGCATTTTCGTCCACCAAACCCTCGTTTTCGTGTTCACTCTTGGGCGTCTGCTGCTGTGCCTTCATCTCCTCCGCGTACATCTCCTCCACCATCGGCTTCCAGAGGCGAACGCGGGCGTTGATGAACCAGTTAGACACCTGACTTCTAGTAAGTCCTGCCTGCTGGGCAAGCATGACCTTGTCCGAATCTTTAGGATAACTGCAAAATCAAAAATCAGATTTAGAAAAAACAATGATATGAAATGAGAAGATGGAAAGTGAGACGATGAAAGGATGTGTATATATACGGGTGGAGGAAGTGTTGGAAGAGCCAAGCGCGAAGAACGCAGACAGATTTCTCCGGCAAGCCTCTCTGAGGTCGCCATGGATTGTTGATTTGGAAGGTTGAAGCCTCCATTTTGAGCCCTGAGTTAGTGGTTCGACGTCGGATTTGTTGCATTATTGCATCTTTGAGGGAGCGGAACTGCTTTGAGATTGCTTCCAATGGCGAAGCAGTGTAGGTTTTGGCACATCCGACGCCGGCTGCTTCCTCCAACCAGCTTATCACCTTCTGCATTTGCTCTTCGTATTGCTTGTACTTttgctcaacctgcaatttttctacatcattttctatttcttggaaATATTTATTCAAGGGGAGTTTACTTTGAGTTTTCTGGGTGATACGATAGATcgataaaaaatactccctcccgCCCATAAAAATAAACACTTTCGAAAtgacacaggttttaatgcCCGATTGGTAAAGCATGTGAGATATAGAACTGATTGGAGAACAGGTTTTAATGCCGATTGGTAAAACATGTGAGAATTGTTAGTTGAGAACGAGACtcaaacttattaaaaaaagttcccaaaaatgaaaatggaataTTTTCATGGAacggacaaaaatgaaaaaattgttCCTTTATGGAACACATGGAGTATGATGTACTTTTTGAAGGATAAGATGGTCAAGTAAGCTCAAAATTAATAACTATGTCGAAAGAAGTAAACGGTTAATTGTTAAGGGATGATAATCCTTTATTCAGAAGAAGCTTAAAATTATGAAGTTTGATCAAATTATGGTCCGTCCACAATTTAAAAATTAGCTGAAAATATCATGATGTTTAGATTTGTTCACAGCGAACAAATCCGATCATTTACATGTAGTATATTATTGGTGTTTTTCAGCCAAGTGACTCTATTTTCTCTATAAATAAACATCATTGAGCTCACTGGCAGTAAATTCCACACATGATTTCACCACTACCATGCAAATACAATTTCATCAAAAATTATCAAAAGTTTGGACTTGTTTGCAATTATCTCATGGCCAAATATTCAAATCGTCTACATGTTATACTGTTACTTTTACGTTTTTCAACCAAACGCCATCGTTTTCTGTACGaaaaatcaacatcatcatatGATTTTCAGACTACCATATCAGATCCAATTTcatcaaaaatttcaacatcGAATAATTGCAAACAAATCCAAACTGGAAGTTTTTCAAGGTGATTTTAGAAATTGAAAAACGAACTAGAATTTGAACGACCTTCATGGTTTATCCAACAATTTATCCTTCAAAATATAAAGCACTTCTAAAACGGGGTTACCTCATGGAGCATATCAACAAGCTTAGCTCTCTTCATCTGAATTTCTTGTTTCTCCGCCGTAGTAAGCTCAGCCCCGCCGTCTCCAGCCACCGCCTCCGCATCATTCCTCAGCTCCTCTTTACCTGATTCCCTACCCTTCTCGGCCTCCTTCCTTACATTCACAACCTCATCAAGAAGCTGCTGCGCCGCCTTCAAATACTTGCAACTCAGCGCCGCCTTCTCCTCTCCCCCGAAAACCCTATCTCTCTCCGGCGCTGAGGAAAGGCTCAGGGAGAGTCCCCGCTTCACTTCACGCGCCGCCACACCGCCGCTGTTGCAGTGAATCTGAGAAGGGTTGAGGAAGATGGAGTTGGCGGCAGAGGGCGGCGCCGGAAGGTGCTGCTGGTTGAGAATAAGGGTTTGTAAAACGTCGCCGTTCCCTTGCATTTCTGTATCGCCGTGAAAGTACTTCGccattcagaaaaaaaaaagacttaattttcacacacaacacacagtGAAGAGAAGTGTTGGGATTAAATTGGCCTTGATTTCAGTTACTACATTTCTTCATCATTCTTGCAAAAAAATCTCTAACTTTTTTTCAGACTGACAAAGATGTGTGTTTTAGATTGAAAACAAAGTGTGTCAGAAGATTCATACAGACAGACAGCTGAAAAACGAGGAAACGTCTACTTCTGACTCAAAATTCTTCTATTGCAATATTTcaaaagaaaatcaaaataattgtgATAATATATGTGGAAGAAGATGATCCGAGAAGGGGTGGTGGCTCTTCATTATTGATttccctttttatttttattatattaatattatcttTAGATATTATTCTTGGTTTTTTTCTGTGGTGGAGAAAAAAGTTTCACATATAAAGCCACAAAGCATTTTAAATGCCTATTAAAATCGCTGGACCAACTACCCAAAATATTTGATCATccataaaatttgtaaaaaaattaaaatttaaatattagaaAGTCTAGTAAACACTTGCAATAAATGTGAGTAAtcgataaataaaataatttcaagTGTTAATACACAATAAAGTTTACATAGATTAGTCGAGCCAAAAGCAAATTAGCTTAGAGGGAGTAgaatatatatagggatgtcaatgtagcccgtaacccgtgggctggcccgaatagcctgccaaatttatagggttagagttggaaatttctagcccgataaaatcaaaacccgattagcccgcacccgattaacccgcaacccattagggccagacccgaaaacccgatgggctggcccgaaaacccggtaaaatttctattattctatttttttactcctaattcgacatttcattgattaatattaactaaaaaaataactttcaattttacattaaatatacaaattatatattgaatttttattaatataataattgataaataaattaaaaacttcaaattcacaaaaaaaatatttaaatttctaaaacatgcattaaaattctacgaaatatctcaaatattagtatttgatcatgtttatgattgagtgtaagcatatatctcaaatatatcataattaaatgttttacattgtatgaatattagtaattttaatcattatttattggattgatcgcatgttaatattatcgatagcaacccgattaacctgctgggctagcccgaaacctgagcttttagggttagggctgagtttttataacccgaaataaatcacaacccgattagcccgcacccgattgacccgcaacccgacaggccagcccgattgacatccctaaataTATAGATAGGCATAGGCtaatgtttttttcttttttcaagtaatttaattaaatttgggaTAAGGAGCCACCTTTATTTCACGGTTACTTGAAAACTGGAGACCCCATTTGCACGTTCATTGGTCAATAACTTTTAATAACCAATTGGAAATGTGGTCCATCAAACCAATTAATAACGTTTGGACATACatgtcttttatttttactaatataaatttatattaatttactactccctcgtctgcaaaatgttgtccatgtttgactcggcacgagttttaagaaatgtaaagaaaagttagtggaatgtaggtctcacatttatatattagttttataatagaatattagtgtaatgagttagtggaatgtggggaccatttactaaaaatgaaaaacaaaaaaaagcaaagtggagAGAACATTTCgcggacggaccgaaatggaaaaactggacaacatttcacggacggagagAGAAACATATAGTAAAAGTTCAGTGTCACTTGAACATAATGTACAACATATTTACTATTTACCTCATGGATCTCACACAAAATAGTTCATCTTTTTCAAAATTCTAGACATTCTAGATCAAGAACAATAatactccatttatcttcaGTTATCtatcaaagaaaaagaaaagcatGTCACTTTTTATTAGATTTGCCACCCAATTAAAATAAAGTACTTCATTACATGAcgatttaaatattaaaaccTTTTTTTAACATTCCTCTAATTCTCCCATGAAGGCCGACAACCTTTAACATTTTCGTTTTTTTTACTGTATAATTAATATGgaatataattttattcatGTAAATATGTAATCATTAACA is part of the Salvia splendens isolate huo1 chromosome 22, SspV2, whole genome shotgun sequence genome and encodes:
- the LOC121787175 gene encoding BEL1-like homeodomain protein 1, producing MAKYFHGDTEMQGNGDVLQTLILNQQHLPAPPSAANSIFLNPSQIHCNSGGVAAREVKRGLSLSLSSAPERDRVFGGEEKAALSCKYLKAAQQLLDEVVNVRKEAEKGRESGKEELRNDAEAVAGDGGAELTTAEKQEIQMKRAKLVDMLHEVEQKYKQYEEQMQKVISWLEEAAGVGCAKTYTASPLEAISKQFRSLKDAIMQQIRRRTTNSGLKMEASTFQINNPWRPQRGLPEKSVCVLRAWLFQHFLHPYPKDSDKVMLAQQAGLTRSQVSNWFINARVRLWKPMVEEMYAEEMKAQQQTPKSEHENEGLVDENASLTANNSNNNAGFSLIGSSEMDSVATEWMRSSKKPRNAEVVSRSPSMIVSEVENQHITTITGAPANFFGVYDPVVGIEQFQQPYSRNSVSLTLGLQHCENLSNQSFISSRSVEASAQGNDFVYY
- the LOC121787177 gene encoding BTB/POZ domain-containing protein At3g05675-like, coding for MELSDKESRTPCRIGDRSTSDVVVRIRTQEGRDDWIYCHSHILVDKCKYFADRLSDSWPTCQILDSRNCVEVYCEESDFDHYIVILRLFYITSDVTVADIGSVKNALGILRVAIHLVCPHIVSTCVGYLEAVPWDESEEEEILKVIPGMGSQAEVVLARLQPVNPLAVVKIFISAIQFATSSPPSSMNDLKVSSQEQLEYLLTEDDDAPLLTADDEIKMEAKLCVNKLLMRFVNLVDSLVGDLQESMAEAGKIELFQAYLNDLSWASQIVTKLEISSDFVLTWVETSVKIVKVAEEACRESSLHIQVKVLEIAVKVLEAIGYGTLILPTMKRLQMVKVWLPFVRLVKPSVDSLASDDDNDMLLKSNDELWQSLESAFVSMILALPSSDQAEILTEWFENKQIRYPDLTEAFEVWCYRSKVAKRRLALLDGNDLTPNRV